Within Micromonospora narathiwatensis, the genomic segment ACACGTGGTGCGGCTCGCCATGCTCGAACAGCCGGGCATCGGAGAGGTCGACCAGTTCAGGGTCGACTGAACCCGGGCTGGTCATCGGAGCGGCGCCTCGGAATCGTCCACCGACATCGCCTCGACCAGGTCGGCGATGGTCGGCGACAGGAACAGCACCGACGCGTCGATCTCGACGCCGAGGTCGTGGTAGATGTCCATCAGCAGGTCCGCGGCGAGGAGCGAGTCACCGCCGAGCTCGAAGAAGTCGTCCCGTACCCCGATCGGGGACACCCCCAGCTTGCTGCTCCACAGCTCGGCCAGACGTCCCTCGACGGTGGACCGAGGTGCCACGTACGTCGAGGCGACATCCAACTCGTCGCGGGAAAGGGCACTCATCCGCCGGTACCTCCCTGCTCGTCGGCGCCGATCCCAGCCTCGATCCGACCCGGTGGCCGATCAAGGCGATCGCCGTTCGGGTCCGTTCGGGCTTGTTCAGCGGCTCGCGACCCGGCCGCGGGCCGGGGCAGGGCCGTCGAGCCCGTCGGAGCGGAGCTCCGGCAACTGCCGTTCCAGGTCGTCGAGCATCGCGTG encodes:
- a CDS encoding phosphopantetheine-binding protein is translated as MSALSRDELDVASTYVAPRSTVEGRLAELWSSKLGVSPIGVRDDFFELGGDSLLAADLLMDIYHDLGVEIDASVLFLSPTIADLVEAMSVDDSEAPLR